The genome window GATTGAGGATCAGATTCTGGTTCGACCTGTAATTCTGGAAACCAGTCGTCGAACGTGCAAAATGGACATTGTGGTTACACGTGAAGGCAGTGTGGTATGCAAAGCTGTAATGACATTGCAGTCCATTGACCACGCCTAGCACGTTGTATTGCCTCAGGTATAGACAAAGAGAGTACTCCCTCATGGAGAAGCTTTGCCGGGTTGCGTTGTAGCGCATTCTGGCTTCGCTTAATGAAGGGAAGTACTCTCTTTTTTGCAGACACAATCATAGCACTTCAACAAATCATGCAGATTGTCCGGAAGTTGTACCTGATCCGTTACTGGACCGTTGTTGAATCCGCGCATAATAACTGCGGTTACGTATTCCGGCAAATACATTATACGCACCCATAATTAGAAATAGCGCTTCCACAACCACAGATAAGGTGGAACCCGTGAAGACAAACATCAGGATCAGCGCAAGAACAACAAGCATACCACCCATCCAGATATTCATCCACGAACGGTACAGACCAGCGCTGGTAGCATACGAGCTTCTGTGTGAACGAATGCTGTTCAACGCTGCCAAAACCATGGCAACAGTAAAGATAGCGATTAGTACATATTTGAGTACATCAATGAACACAAAGACGCAGCTCCTTTTCTGGAAAGCATTTACTGCCCTTATTGTACCATGGAGAGATGCAGACAAGGGCAGTTTTTTGCTGTTACGCAGGAACATGCATGCGAATCTGTACCCAAACTTGCAGTACGCCTTCCATAACCAGCATCGTTTTGACCTGAACGGTGTATTCCTTTTCCCTGACGGAGTACACTTTCTGATTCAGCATGATTCGCGTCATTTTGCTATACTCGTCGATGTTGAATACATCTCTTCCGCGGAGCACCTCAAGTTCGTCTCCGAGCTTCTGTAACATCACTTTCAGAGAAGCCTCGTCTGGCCCCTTATCGGACTCTTCTGCACGGACCTTGATTTCCTTGATCACGGTTTGGCGTTTACTGTATTTTTTCAGCGTTTTGATATCCTCCTCATTCTGATGCAGCTGAAGCTGCAGCTCCTGATTGTTCAGCCACAACGCATTGTAACTCAGGTGAAATACCCCATTGTAGACGACGCATCCAGCGATCATTCCCAGAACAAATACAGCAGTCATTCGCATCAGCGGGCGGTAACGGGAGAATGGCGGAACTCTCATGAACGCTGTTCCTGTCTCATATTAGCTCCGGCCTCCGCCGCACACCCACTTTACCAGTTCTGTTCCCATATGTGCGCCCATAAAAGCAGAGATCAGATACAGAATTTGTTTGACCGCTGGAGACAGGTTACCATCCAGGAAATTGCTCTCGATGACACGCATGGGATCAATGGTGCCACCCACAGCAGCTGCGAGTGCCCATATCTTTATTTTCCCGGAAATATCGAGCATCGTCTGTGTTGGAGGCTGGAGAGAAATCACCGCTCCAATACCTCCGATCATCGCGCCACCCAGCACGATTCCAAACGCAATAAAGAAATCAAGAATGGCTTTGGACAAAAATGTGCTCACTGGCAACACCCCTTTCAGACCTAGCAGCACACCTCCTGTCTTCGGTCTGTCACAGGGGGAGCGGCTTGTACTTCTATTGTATGGGCGTGCCCCCGAACGTTATGATAAAATAGAATAATAAAGTCTCCTTTTAAGAGGTAGTCACGATTTTTTAAGGTGATTCCATTTTTTTATTTATTTAATTCATATATAAGAGAAAGATAGAGCGGCAAACGGATCAGAAGATCCGATGCTGTGACTATCTGCGGCGAAAGGAAGAAAAAAACATGAGTTCTTTTGTGCATTTGCACGTTCACAGCGAATACAGTTTGCTGGACGGCGCTGCGCGTATTCCGGATCTCGTGAA of Paenibacillus sp. FSL R5-0517 contains these proteins:
- a CDS encoding YtpI family protein: MFIDVLKYVLIAIFTVAMVLAALNSIRSHRSSYATSAGLYRSWMNIWMGGMLVVLALILMFVFTGSTLSVVVEALFLIMGAYNVFAGIRNRSYYARIQQRSSNGSGTTSGQSA
- a CDS encoding YtrH family sporulation protein, translating into MSTFLSKAILDFFIAFGIVLGGAMIGGIGAVISLQPPTQTMLDISGKIKIWALAAAVGGTIDPMRVIESNFLDGNLSPAVKQILYLISAFMGAHMGTELVKWVCGGGRS